Within the Macrobrachium rosenbergii isolate ZJJX-2024 chromosome 25, ASM4041242v1, whole genome shotgun sequence genome, the region TTGCGAATGCAGTGGTAAAGTCATAGTCTAGGACATCAAAACACATTTCCATGACATATATgaactaagaaaaacaaatgaaggacACAAAGGCAAAATACAGTAAtgtgaattaatataaataatgaaatgaaactgtAAAAAGACTGAGCAATTCCTTACCTTTATCCCTGTGGCTGGCTTGCACACTGGAGGGGGCATCACAGGGAAGACAGGCTTATCAGGAGGTTGAAGCTGGAGAGGCAGGAGAACCTGTAGAAGGTTTTGGAGATTCTAAGGCAAAAGCAGGAGTGTTGGAGATGCTGGGACAAATGAGTCTGGAGAGGCAGCTGAGGTAGAGAGTACAGGAACTGTTGCAAGCCTCTCAACTTTCTTGAAAAAATGTGTGAGGCTAGGCTGAATCAATGcactcttcttctcctcccagaTTTCTTTGTAACAACTCAGGGAATCCATGATTCCTCTGGCTACCTTAGTGTACCTGGCTGTGTTTGGGTCCTCAGCCTCAATCTTTGCCAAGCCTTCCTCTGTCAAGGCAAAACCTTCTTCTAACCCCTTTGACATAAGTTTTTTGGGGCTCTGGGGTtgctggttcttcttcttctatcatcTACTCCCATAACTGAATGAGGTCCTCAGCTGATAGCTCCTCTCCATGAGAGGCCTGGAGCTTTGTGACATCATCAGCCTCCACATCAAAATTAAGCTGCACACCCAGAGCAACAACATTCTTGGTAACAGCCTCAATTCTCTCctcaaaaccataaaaattattcacaaactgGGGACACTTTCTTTCAGACAAAATTCAAGTTTGTTTGCTTAACTTCATCCCAAGAACCTGCAATGTTCTTGACAGCATTAAGAATGCTGTAGGACCTCTAGAAATCCTTCAGAGTCAAGTCCTGGTTCCTCTCAGTGGCCCTGAGAGCCATAGCAGTTGTCCTTCAGAGGTATAAGTCTTGAAAGATGCAGTGacaccctggtccataggctaTAACAGGGCATTGGTATTAGGTGGAAGGTAAACCACATTGACATTAGTATGAAAGTCATCCAAATTAGCAGGGTGACCAGAGGCATTGTCAAGCAACAGCAACACTCTAAATGGTACAGCTTTGGAGCTCCACTTCTGGCACAAAATGATTGCTGAGCCAGTCCTTGAAAATTTGCAGTATCACCCATGCCTTCTTCTTTGACTTCCAGATAACAGGTAACTAATCCTTCCAAATGACCTTGAGTgccctgggattttctgccaGGTACATCAGCAAGGGCTTTAGCTTGTAGCCACCGGCAGCATTACCTCCAAGTAGCAAAGTAAGCCTTTCGTTGCTCTCTTTATGGCCCAGTGCTATCTTATCCTCCTTGGCGATGTGCAAACAACTAGGAATACACATCCAAAACAAGCCCATCTCGTCCAAATTAAACACTTGCTCAGCAGAGAAACCCCCTTCCCTAATGATCTCAGCAAACACACCAGGAAAACCACTGGCTGCTTGTACATCAGCACTAGCAGCTTCACCTTGCACCTTAAGATTATCGTAATTAGCATGAGCTTTAAAGCACATAAACCAACATCTACTAGCTAAaaactcttcactttcacttcccTCCCCTCTTTCACTTTTTAAGGCCTCAAGCAACATTTTAGCCTTCACCTGAATCAGCATAAGGCTCAGTGGAATATGCCACTGATGCTGATCCCCCAGCCAAAGCAATACTAATCTTTCAATCTCAATCAAAAGACCACTAAAGTGCTTCATAATCACAGTGGAGTACATGGGAGCTGATCCTTTCACATGTTCAAGAATGCGACCTTTGTCTTTAATAGTTGTGGCCACAGTCAAACAGGTTAGGTCTAGTGCGTGGCCAAAGTTTGTAAGTATTTTGCCCTTTTCAGAGTGTTTCACAATATCtaatttcacttttatagtaaTGGCTTTCCTTTCTTACAAGCACTGCCACCAGAAGTCGCCTTAATGCTTGGGAGGCTTGATTAAGGGTACAAGGTTgcaaaaaacacaacaaaaacaacacaacacagaGTCCAAGGAACCCAAACGGCATACGAGCAGAATGTAAACAACCCGCCAGCCTCAGTGCAATGCTTGGTGACAATGTATTCTTCCGCCGCGCTCAACAAACTAGTTCCCTCACGAAGTTCACACTCACAACACGTCGTATGTCGAGAACTCATGCAGAACTGCAACTTACTACAGACAATTAATTACGCCTCTCATTGCTTGTTTTACAGTAGGTTTTAACTGGACATACCAAGTTTGTTCTTTCCTTGTCCAAGACTCAACCCAGATTTCATAAGTAATGGGCCAAACGAAGTACCACTACATTAAAaagctgcaatatatatatatatatatatatatatatatatatatatatatatatatatatataatatatatatatatatatatatatatatatatatatatatatatatattatatatatatatgaatgtcttttcctgtaatactacagtgtaatatgaaaataagaaggcccataaaacactatttaaacgttgaaaccatatatttcaggcacttgtttctgtgcccctgttcactggtagaatatggacaggtggaaagttacaatggtatatatacaaaaacatgaaggtgtggcttTAGGCCtcccgatgttaaggaggtggcgtttcttaagaatgaggagattgaccaaattcctagtggtttttggcctcattagctcccgtttggcgatggatctggcggtcgcgtttcttgggtcatcttcttcaaaaggggtccgaggaataaggtgtcaatggcgtccgatttccaatgtcctcctgacaggttcatattgttggtttgattgatgatagcagattctagcatctttctatatatatacacattaactttatcacatacacaattgttctgtgcattagaaGAATTACCaaagggacctcattcaaactggatggtatctaattatataccatccagtttgaatgaggtcctttttagtaatatatatatacatatatatatatacatatatatatatatatatatatatatatatatatatatatatatatacatgataactATGAGAAGGAGCTGGAGGTAGTTGAGATTTGTGGAAGGTAAGGAACAGAAAAGACgcgagtggcggaatttcacagaggtcctACGATCTATGTGGCGAAGGAGTCAATGATACATGATAATGATCTCACTAACGTGATTTATGTCACACTTTACCACACGGAAAATAAAAGGCTgagtgtaaatcctgaccggtttcggttTCTTTTCTGGGCCATTTTCAGatgactgattatatatacagtatatacatacatacatatataatatatatatatatatatatatatatatatatatatatatatatatatatatatatatgtatgtatgtatacagtatatatacacaaatatatatatacatatatgtctgtattatgtgtgtatatatattatatatatatatatatatatatatatatatatatatatatatatatatatatatatatatatatatatatatatatatatacatacatatatatatatatagagagagagagagagagagagagagagagaacggctcCTTATTGTTCTGTAATTAGGATGCTTTCCTCATCACTGAACGGTTCCAAGTTGTGGCTATGTTAACTGGACAATGAATCATGAACCTGGTAGGTAGTCAGCAGTGGTAGGTTGCACAAGAGTGGGAAAAGGCGTAGTAGGGCCGAGAATTTCACCCCAAGATTTTTTGTTGAGTACTAGAgaggtaatacacacacacgcacaagtatAGAGAtgattacagtaaaaggaacgcgTTTTCATTAGCAGGAACGAAACCGAACCTTGGTGGCAACGCAAGCAGGGAGGGCACTTCCGTCCCACACGCCCATGAAGCGCCccccctcctttcctttcctttccccacCACAGAAGTgtaagcaacagcagcagcactctctcccctccttccacCCTCGCCGTAATCCCCCTATCAGTAACCCGTAACCAGAAGCCACTCCTCCCCGCCTCCCCCTCCTCATTTATTCCCGACAACAGCTGCTGAGTCTTCCATCATGAAGTAGACGGTATCAATATCACTGCCAACAAGACTAATAAATCAAGTAGtaccctctcctctcctcccctcccctcactctctctctctctctctctctctctctctctctctccctccctgcctCCCTTCCATTCATCGCTACGCCTGTCAGTCATTTTGTCTGTACTTCTACAAT harbors:
- the LOC136852106 gene encoding tigger transposable element-derived protein 1-like yields the protein MRILEEEEEEEEEEEEEEEGAAAERSGKILTNFGHALDLTCLTVATTIKDKGRILEHVKGSAPMYSTVIMKHFSGLLIEIERLVLLWLGDQHQWHIPLSLMLIQVKAKMLLEALKSERGEGSESEEFLASRCWFMCFKAHANYDNLKVQGEAASADVQAASGFPGVFAEIIREGGFSAEQVFNLDEMGLFWMCIPSCLHIAKEDKIALGHKESNERLTLLLGGNAAGGYKLKPLLMYLAENPRALKERIEAVTKNVVALGVQLNFDVEADDVTKLQASHGEELSAEDLIQLWE